A stretch of DNA from Lawsonibacter asaccharolyticus:
CCGCCTTGGATGAGACAGGCCTGTTTTTGGACGGCATTGGAAATTGTATCATTGACGATCCGGCTAATGTTCATCCTTACGGCATGGGAATGTCTCCAGAACCGGATGATTTGCGAGACTATTTTGAATTTGCGGGAAAACACGAGCTGGGAGGGGTGCAGACCAGCGTCTGGACCACAAATCAGGACCTGGCAGTGGAGCGGTTTGACCACCTGTGCGCTGTTTGCGGAGAGTATGGACTGACCGTCAATTTGGAGTTTGTTGCCTGGGGGATATGCGACGATTTGCAGAAAGCTAAAGACCTTTTGAAAATGGTTGGGCGGTCAAATGCCCGGATTACTCTGGATATCATGCATCTGTATTATAGCAGCGTTACACCGGAAGAGATAGCCGCATGCCCTCCGGAGCTGTTCGGGGAATTTCATCTGTGTGATGTCCCACACATCACGTTCCCTGATGGTCACAGGGAACTGGCTGCCGAGGGACGCAGTTACCGCCTGTGGCCGGGTGAGAGCGGGCTCGACCTTACAAAGTGGCTGGAAGTGATCCCGGATACGGCGGTAATCATGCCGGAGATCCCCAACCAAGACCGAAACGCACTTTATGGCCAGTTTGAATATAACTGTCGTACTTTGGAGGAGTGCAAGCGCTATTACAGGGCTCATGGGATCAGCCTCTGAATGATAAGAGGCTGAGAAAAGGGGCGAGCAGAATGACAGATGCCTCAATGAAGCGGTAGTTTGGGCCGCCGCTTCATTGAGGCGTGATTGCTATTATGAAAGGTAAAGTTGTCCAAAGGGTATGGTGCAGTACATTTTGTGCACCTCCAAATGGAGTGTAGCACAGGAAAGAGATGATGAAAAGGATATGGAAGGACAGGAGGAGCAAAAGGAAAAAACTTCGAAAAGAAAAACGCTGATAAAGGACCTCACGGAGGGGAGCGTACCTAGAGAGCTGATGCTCTTTGCGCTGCCGCTTGCCCTCTCAGGTGTCCTTCAGGCGGTCTATAATATGGTAGATATGGTGGTTGTGGGGCGCTGTTTGGAAAGCGCAGGTGTGTCAGCGGTATCCATTGGCGGCGATCTGATGATGGTGCTGACCTTCGTAGCAATGGGATTTTCCAATGCAGCACAAGTGATCATTTCACAGTATGTCGGTGCAAACCACCCCGAAAAGGTTTCCAAAATGATTGGGACACTCTTTACCTTCTTGGGTGGGTGCGCAATTGCTATGACTGTGATATTTCTGCTGTTGCGTAACTCTATTCTTGTATGGGTCAAGACGCCGGCAGAATCCTGGGACTATACGATGGACTACGTTGTTACCTGTATGATAGGATTGGTCTTTATCTACGGTTATAACCTGGTCAGCGCCATTCTGCGCGGCATGGGGGATTCCAGACACCCGTTTTTATTTATTGCAATCGCCTCCGTCCTGAACGCGATTCTGGATGTTGTATTTGTGGTGTCCTGGGATATGGAGGTGTTTGGAGCAGCCTTGGCCACCGTGATCGGGCAGGCAGTCAGCTTTCTCTGTGCCTTGATGATCTTGTACCGGAGACGGGCGGAGTTCCTATTTGACTTTAGACCGAAAAGTTTCCGAATTACAAGAGACACATTGCTTCCACTGATCTCACTGGGGATCCCTATGTCAATTCAATCCGCTGCTGTCAGTATTTCCAGGGTGTATGTCAACTCTTGGGTCAACTCCTATGGGGTGATTGCCTCGGCAGTCTCCGGAATGGGACATAAACTGGAGATGTTCAACAACACCATTGTCCATGGTTTTACAACAGCGGGGTCCTCCATGGTGGCACAGTGCATTGGTGCAAAAAAATACAAGAGAGTCACCGAAGTGATCCTGACGCTCCTGGCGATCAATGGTGCTGCCAGCGGCGTATTTATCCTGTGTACGGTCTGCTGGCCTCGGGCGGTTTTTGGGATCTTCCTCAGCGAGCCGGAGGCGCTGGATATGGCGGTGACCTATGTGCCCGTGGCGGTGGTCTCCTTTATTGGCTCGATCATCCGGCCGTCCATGCTTTCACTGATTAACGGGTCTGGAAATTCCAGGTTGAACCTTGCTGTGGCACTGTTGGATGGAGTCATTGTCCGGATAGGGTTGGCGTTGCTGCTGGGCCTCTGCTTCCATCTGGGAGTTTACGGCTTCTGGTATGGCAATGCCTTTGCGGGCTGGGTGCCCTTCTTCGTTGGGACGATCTATTATTTCAGTGGCAGCTGGAAACGGAGTGGCCGGTTGCTTAGAAAAGACTGAGCATCGTGTCTGGAAAAGTGAAGAGAAGGCCCCATTTGAAAAAGCAGGCTGACCTGAGTTCAGGCCAGCTGCTTTCATAAAAAATTAAAATTAATAACTGCCTGAATTTATATTTTACAGACTTCCTTTTATCTCAAATTAAAATTAGCTGTGCATGTGAAAGAAATATCCTCTATATAGTTAGTCTTGCTTTGCGTTTAGCACTTACTCCAAATTGTAACCTATTCAAACTTTGTACTGGACAGAATCAATGGAATAGGAAGTGCCACACCCTATTTTCATAACGGCTCAGCGGGCAATTTCCAATCCGTTGATCCAGGACGCATACCGTTCCAGAAGCGCATCCCGTTTTTCAGGGGTATCGCCGCAGACCAGAATATAAAATTTGATTTTAGGTTCGGTACCAGAGGGCCGAACAACCAGTTCAGCACCGTCTTGTAGCACCAGCCGCAATACGTTGGAGGCTTGGGCGGGGGCAGAACGCTTTCGTTCCTTGCTCTGTTGGTCATCGGAGAGATAGTCCCGGACAGCAACCACCCGAGTTCCCAGGATCTGCTTCGGCGGCGCTTCCCGCAAGTGGGTCATAAAGTCAGCGATTTCCTTGGCTCCCGCCTGTCCAGTCCGGTAAAACTGCTCAGTCCGCTCACCGTACCAGCCGTATCGCGTATAGAGGGCTTGCAAGGCATCGTACAGAGAACAATTTTGCCCAGCGTACCACGCCGCCATCTCGCCAATCAGCATAGCGGTGGATACCCCGTCTTTATCTCTGACGTGGTGTCCAATCATGCAGCCGTAAGCCTCTTCGAAGGAAAAAATCACCTCGCCCGCCCCTGCCTGCTCCAGCTGTTCCATCCGCTGAGCAAGAAAGCGAAAGCCCGTAAAGGTATCATAGCACGCGATGCCGTTGTCTTGCGCTATGGCTCGGGCCATATCGGTTGTCACAATGGTTTTAAGGACAATTGCCTTTTGCGGCAGCCTGCCAGACCGTCTTTGGGCACCAATCAGGTAGTCAAGAAGGAGTACACCTGTCTGGTTGCCGGAGAGGGGGAGAAATTTCCCTGACGGTCCTCTCACCAGAAGGCCCACCCGGTCACAATCCGGGTCGGTTCCCAAAATCAGGTCCGCGTTTTCTCTGATGGCAAGTTCTGCTGCCCGGGCAAAGCTCTCCGGATATTCCGGATTGGGCGATTCCACTGTAGAAAAATCCCCATCCAACACCATTTGACTGGGTTCGCAGAGCAGTCTCTGCAACCCCGTCCGGCACAGGATTTCTGGTACCAGCTGGTATCCGCAGCCGTGGAGGGGCGTATACACGATTTTGACTTTCTCTTTATCAGCTTCCATCCCCGGCCAGACAGTGGACAGCTCCTCCACCGCTTTTAGATATGCCTCATCGCAGGACCGTCCCAGCAAACAAATCCGTCCCAGCTCAATCCCACGCTGAAGATCCATACGCTTTGGCCCAGCAAACACATCGATTTCTTCAAGCCGTGCGGAAACAGCCATCGCCGTCTCTGTCTGTAGCTGGGCCCCATCACACCAGTACGCTTTATATCCGTTGTATTCTTTGGGGTTGTGGCTGGCCGTGATATTGATGCCTGCCAGGCACCCATAGGCCCGCACGGCAAAGGAGAGCTCCGGAGTTGGGCGAGGGCCGTCAAAGAGATAAACCGTTATGCCATTGGCAGCCAGTACCTCTGCGGCCGCTTCGGCAAAACGCCGGCTGTTCTTACGCCCATCCATGCATACCGCGGCCTTTCGGTCCCCGGCCCAATCAGACTCGGCACAGATTACCTCGGCAAATCCCTGGGTCACCCACCGGACAACATGGACATTCATATGGTGTAGACCCACTTTCATCGTCCCGCGAAGTCCGGCGGTACCGAAAGCCAAAGGGGCGCAAAAACGCTCTCGCAGTTCCATCTTGTCCTTCTGAATGGCCCTCAGCTCTTCCTGTTCCTGTTGGGACAGGGCAGGCGCGTTCAACCACTGCTCGTAAGCTGTTTCCCAACACATTCCTTCTCTTCCTCCGTTTCAATACCGCTGTTCCAGCATAGTTCGTAGGCGCTGTACGTCCTTCGGCCAGATGAGAACCCGCTTCCGACCTATGGTGACCAATTTTTCCTCTTTCAGC
This window harbors:
- a CDS encoding phosphoglucomutase, with amino-acid sequence MCWETAYEQWLNAPALSQQEQEELRAIQKDKMELRERFCAPLAFGTAGLRGTMKVGLHHMNVHVVRWVTQGFAEVICAESDWAGDRKAAVCMDGRKNSRRFAEAAAEVLAANGITVYLFDGPRPTPELSFAVRAYGCLAGINITASHNPKEYNGYKAYWCDGAQLQTETAMAVSARLEEIDVFAGPKRMDLQRGIELGRICLLGRSCDEAYLKAVEELSTVWPGMEADKEKVKIVYTPLHGCGYQLVPEILCRTGLQRLLCEPSQMVLDGDFSTVESPNPEYPESFARAAELAIRENADLILGTDPDCDRVGLLVRGPSGKFLPLSGNQTGVLLLDYLIGAQRRSGRLPQKAIVLKTIVTTDMARAIAQDNGIACYDTFTGFRFLAQRMEQLEQAGAGEVIFSFEEAYGCMIGHHVRDKDGVSTAMLIGEMAAWYAGQNCSLYDALQALYTRYGWYGERTEQFYRTGQAGAKEIADFMTHLREAPPKQILGTRVVAVRDYLSDDQQSKERKRSAPAQASNVLRLVLQDGAELVVRPSGTEPKIKFYILVCGDTPEKRDALLERYASWINGLEIAR
- a CDS encoding xylose isomerase, coding for MKKLWKGMFMTPHLWESIYMAHRAGYDGCGAMILPRGGKGPLHELLAEPGLWSRVQTALDETGLFLDGIGNCIIDDPANVHPYGMGMSPEPDDLRDYFEFAGKHELGGVQTSVWTTNQDLAVERFDHLCAVCGEYGLTVNLEFVAWGICDDLQKAKDLLKMVGRSNARITLDIMHLYYSSVTPEEIAACPPELFGEFHLCDVPHITFPDGHRELAAEGRSYRLWPGESGLDLTKWLEVIPDTAVIMPEIPNQDRNALYGQFEYNCRTLEECKRYYRAHGISL
- a CDS encoding MATE efflux family protein, which produces MEGQEEQKEKTSKRKTLIKDLTEGSVPRELMLFALPLALSGVLQAVYNMVDMVVVGRCLESAGVSAVSIGGDLMMVLTFVAMGFSNAAQVIISQYVGANHPEKVSKMIGTLFTFLGGCAIAMTVIFLLLRNSILVWVKTPAESWDYTMDYVVTCMIGLVFIYGYNLVSAILRGMGDSRHPFLFIAIASVLNAILDVVFVVSWDMEVFGAALATVIGQAVSFLCALMILYRRRAEFLFDFRPKSFRITRDTLLPLISLGIPMSIQSAAVSISRVYVNSWVNSYGVIASAVSGMGHKLEMFNNTIVHGFTTAGSSMVAQCIGAKKYKRVTEVILTLLAINGAASGVFILCTVCWPRAVFGIFLSEPEALDMAVTYVPVAVVSFIGSIIRPSMLSLINGSGNSRLNLAVALLDGVIVRIGLALLLGLCFHLGVYGFWYGNAFAGWVPFFVGTIYYFSGSWKRSGRLLRKD